In Rhinoraja longicauda isolate Sanriku21f chromosome 6, sRhiLon1.1, whole genome shotgun sequence, the following proteins share a genomic window:
- the LOC144594338 gene encoding chemokine-like factor, with product MHQSKADTERLAVTTRGGWGWPRKISGSVSARTTADCPVQNRSENSNKMPDIEVNFLFVKSKRSVLKILEMVVAFVAFVCFAASSFSGAFLAVPLMEICITLAFYLLYLLKLDAKITQLFWPLMDSVNSAFAALFLLVICVVAVALKTTAGIITGSVFGFLGVVIYAVDTYVIFSLITFNKTNTTSGQPDGHASPVT from the exons ATGCATCAATCAAAGGCAGATACAGAGAGATTGGCTGTTACAACACGAGGTGGTTGGGGCTGGCCAAGAAAGATTTCAGGAAGTGTTTCAGCCCGAACAACTGCAGACTGCCCTGTGCAGAACCGGTCTGAAAACAGCAACAAAATGCCTGACATAGAGGTCAATTTCCTATTTGTCAAATCCAAACGGAGTGTGCTGAAGATTCTGGAgatg gttgtggcctttgtggctttTGTCTGCTTCGCTGCTTCGTCATTCTCAGGGGCCTTCCTGGCCGTTCCACTCATGGAGATCTGCATCACGCTGGCCTTCTACCTCCTGTATCTGCTCAAGCTCGACGCCAAGATAACCCAGCTCTTCTGGCCGCTGATG GACTCTGTGAACTCAGCGTTCGCGGCCCTGTTCCTGCTGGTTATCTGTGTCGTTGCCGTTGCCCTCAAGACCACAGCGGGAATCATCACTGGCTCG GTCTTTGGGTTCCTCGGAGTCGTGATCTATGCTGTAGACACGTACGTAATATTCAGCCTCATAACGTTCAACAAAACAAACACCACCAGCGGCCAGCCTGATGGTCACGCGTCTCCAGTAACGTGA